A genome region from Littorina saxatilis isolate snail1 linkage group LG16, US_GU_Lsax_2.0, whole genome shotgun sequence includes the following:
- the LOC138950849 gene encoding uncharacterized protein, whose translation MVSMADEEGRLVLVGVDATYCVVDEVDTTASLSDSFLREAIEDAQTEANEEAAASDTENELDDPYLQEAIKNTAKNVIATTDLLLRGKIRLKDRKKCTHSKNHELETAEVEEDNGSIADENGETDEDVKPTALLGQSSSTLLRAALLSRPVSLREPNIPGPLNFCPTQDIEENPNIADAEGTADTEERGSNSAQANSNVKSKSKRQGSRRKPSAPKRVRLLKPNLSEPFSDESTSAAVQVFVAAEEEKKTNLCEEKKEEGVEEEGDKPKAKPKRLREKPYQCGICSRWFGCKSHVVEHMRTHTGEKPFQCTLCDKRFSQKSNIYQHMNTHTKERPFRCNDCGKDFMYRGSLYKHKRLHTGERPYTCGVCSRRFTHASQLFEHLRTHTNERPFKCGVCGRAFAHSGTMHRHQRNHFSQLKKVRKVNRSDVEGQEDMKADITLEGSKEVNLQEDINHNLESYVPPVDVAVTAEKTSVTGTARQNGEKSAQNSPPDSLTASADASKGEGDSIADRLNNNEISSAESGKNVSEPAEKAADQNGNEVKVSEGNGTSQSEEDKLTSDGSNQKSSPDLLGLSSVDTTNENTSSAPTSSTKQASNPPKKSSRRKSKTLDTNGTPTDKPKRTRIETPDRKVFSCDLCGHCFCHKRSVKRHKQAVHPEVIGEDGQVIPTADSEMAVSPATEDTEDEMESESKEVLRAQLTSVSLLKSLLTMTRNSYNNNDDNNNNNSEGHSEADLAALGARRLGEASANLQAIAQLCSQKETDGGGLTLPQALLDGSLSSGLVKSLLQGKGNSLSSAAENGLNVRIKSEPSSDDYVIESPASAVVDSGVGEEMEDMRTELNSGVALGSGNVAVKTEPLDSSECA comes from the exons ATGGTGTCCATGGCGGATGAGGAGGGGAGACTGGTGCTGGTGGGAGTGGACGCGACCTACTGTGTGGTGGACGAGGTCGACACCACCGCTTCCCTCAGCGACAGCTTCCTTCGAGAG GCCATAGAAGACGCTCAGACAGAAGCAAACGAAGAGGCAGCAGCCAGCGATACTGAAAATGAACTCGATGACCCCTACCTTCAAGAGGCCATCAAGAACACAGCCAAAAATGTCATTGCGACCACAGACTTACTGCTGCGGGGTAAAATTCGTCTGAAGGATCGGAAGAAATGTACGCACAGCAAGAATCACGAACTAGAAACAGCTGAAGTTGAAGAAGATAACGGCAGTATTGCTGACGAGAATGGTGAAACAGACGAAGACGTGAAACCCACTGCTTTGCTCGGACAGTCCAGTTCCACTCTACTGCGTGCAGCGTTGTTAAGTCGACCAGTCAGCCTTCGAGAGCCCAATATACCAGGACCGTTAAACTTCTGCCCCACGCAAGACATTGAGGAAAACCCCAACATTGCCGACGCAGAAGGGACCGCGGACACAGAAGAAAGGGGAAGCAACTCAGCTCAAGCTAAttcaaacgtcaaatctaaatcaaAACGGCAAGGATCGAGGCGAAAGCCGTCCGCTCCAAAGAGAGTTCGGCTCCTGAAACCCAACTTATCAGAACCGTTTTCCGACGAATCGACTTCCGCTGCGGTGCAAGTCTTTGTGGCTGctgaggaggagaagaagacaaATCTTTgcgaggagaagaaggaggagggggtagaggaggagggggataaGCCAAAAGCAAAGCCAAAACGCTTAAGAGAGAAGCCGTACCAGTGCGGTATATGCTCGCGTTGGTTTGGCTGCAAGAGTCACGTCGTGGAACACATGCGTacacacacag GCGAGAAGCCCTTCCAATGCACTCTGTGTGACAAGCGCTTTTCCCAGAAGTCCAACATCTATCAACACATGAACACGCACACCAAGGAACGCCCCTTCCGCTGCAACGACTGCGGCAAGGACTTCATGTACCGTGGCTCCCTCTACAAACACAAGCGACTGCACACGGGCGAGCGACCGTACACCTGCGGGGTGTGCTCGCGGCGTTTCACTCACGCTTCGCAGCTGTTCGAGCACCtccgcacacacactaacgagCGTCCGTTCAAGTGCGGCGTGTGCGGTCGTGCGTTTGCTCACAGCGGCACCATGCACCGGCATCAGCGGAACCACTTCAGCCAGCTCAAGAAGGTCCGAAAGGTCAATCGTAGCGACGTCGAAGGTCAAGAAGATATGAAGGCTGATATTACCCTTGAAGGCTCCAAAGAGGTGAACCTGCAAGAAGATATCAACCACAACTTGGAATCGTACGTACCCCCAGTTGACGTGGCAGTGACTGCAGAGAAAACCAGCGTAACTGGAACGGCACGACAGAACGGAGAAAAATCTGCTCAAAATTCTCCTCCTGATTCGCTCACTGCGTCAGCAGACGCCAGCAAAGGTGAAGGCGACAGTATAGCAGATAGATTGAATAATAATGAAATTAGCTCAGCTGAGAGTGGCAAGAATGTGTCTGAACCTGCTGAAAAAGCTGCTGACCAAAATGGCAATGAAGTTAAAGTGAGTGAAGGGAACGGCACTTCTCAGTCTGAAGAGGACAAACTGACCAGTGATGGTTCCAACCAAAAGTCTTCCCCGGATCTTCTTGGACTATCTTCCGTCGATACGACAAACGAGAACACTTCTTCCGCGCCCACCTCCTCCACCAAACAGGCCTCGAACCCTCCAAAGAAATCTTCCAGGCGTAAATCAAAAACCCTCGACACGAACGGAACACCCACAGACAAACCCAAACGCACACGGATCGAAACTCCGGACAGGAAAGTCTTTTCGTGCGACTTGTGCGGTCACTGTTTCTGCCACAAAAGGTCAGTAAAGCGTCACAAGCAGGCCGTCCATCCAGAAGTTATCGGAGAGGACGGTCAAGTCATACCTACAGCAGATTCTGAAATGGCTGTATCGCCAGCTACGGAAGATACAGAGGACGAGATGGAATCGGAAAGCAAAGAGGTGTTGAGGGCTCAGTTGACCAGCGTTAGTCTCTTGAAATCACTCCTCACTATGACCCGCAACagctacaacaacaacgatgacaacaacaacaacaacagtgaaGGTCACAGTGAAGCGGACTTAGCGGCACTCGGAGCCCGTCGGCTAGGCGAAGCTTCAGCTAATCTTCAGGCGATCGCTCAGCTGTGTTCTCAGAAAGAAACCGACGGTGGCGGCCTCACCCTTCCACAAGCTTTGCTCGATGGTTCTCTTTCCAGCGGACTTGTGAAGAGTTTACTCCAGGGCAAGGGGAATTCACTGTCGTCAGCAGCAGAAAATGGTCTGAACGTTCGCATCAAATCAGAACCCAGTTCGGATGATTACGTCATCGAGTCTCCCGCAAGCGCTGTGGTAGACTCAGGTGTAGGAGAGGAAATGGAGGATATGAGAACAGAGCTGAACAGCGGAGTTGCCCTGGGGTCAGGGAACGTGGCGGTGAAAACAGAACCTCTTGATAGTTCTGAATGTGCATAA